One Aegilops tauschii subsp. strangulata cultivar AL8/78 chromosome 2, Aet v6.0, whole genome shotgun sequence genomic window, GTTTCTCCTGTGACATATTGCTATATAGAGATCCAGAGATCTTATACCGTAAATACTTATGTAGCAAAGAAGGGTTTTGTCCCAGGCTCGCAAATTACGGAGTGGAACTTTGTTGACTTTTCTACCTATTCCTTTTGTGTAGTATATGCATGTGCATTTCCTCATTTGTTAAATGTATAGGTGACTCTTTATGATTCAGATCAGGTGTTGCTATACATAGCCCTTGTTAGGATGTCATATTCGTTGTTGCATTGAGTAATGGGAATGGTGCACTTACCATTAAAAAATGGCTGTCCTGGTGCTCCTAACATGGCAACTCATTAACTGGTCTATTGAGGGTACTCCAAGAGTGATTTGATTTCTTGTCAAATGGATATCTTCTTGTCTAAGTTAGAGCATGCCATACCATCCAGGGTATAGAATGCCATTTTCCCCATATGGAGTGGGTTGTTGGCTTCAGTAGCTGCTCAGATGAATTTCATCGTGTTTGTAATCATCTTAGCTACCTGCCTTTGTTCTTTGCTGCATGAATTAAGCTACTTAATTAAAAACTGTTCCTTTAGCACAGCTAGATCCAAGTTCATATATAGATGATTCTGTAACTTTCTAGACTGAAATGTCCAGACAAGAAGCATTCTAACACATATATTTGTTTCACATCTTACAGGCTTTGAATAACCTTGGGAGTGTTTATGTGGATTGCGGTAATCTAGACTTGGCAGCTGAATGCTACATCAACGCCTTAAAGATTGGCCACACCAGAGCTCATCAAGGCCTCGCCAGGGTTCATTTCCTTAGGAATAACAGGACCGGTGCATTCGAGGAAATGACCAAGCTGATAGAGAAGGCCAGGAGCAATGCATCAGCATACGAGAAGAGGTCTGAGTATTGTGACCGGGATCTAACTAAAGCTGATCTGCAGATGGTCACCAAACTTGACCCCCTCCGGGTCTACCCCTACAGATACCGTGCTGCTGGTAAGCGCTTGTACCTGCCTAGCGTATCTAGTTTTAGATCACCAGTATCAAAGAAGGTTGAAACTTTGAATATAAAATTCTGGTCAAAGTAGTTCGATATGTTATTGGTTGTAGCTCATCTGCGCCCAACTCCCAGAGAGGGTTTGTTGATACTTTAACAAACCAACTACCCAGTTCCTAACATGGGCTAGTAATAAGTCAATGCTGTTTGCCATATTCTATGCTCAACCTGATCAGTTGGTGTAACAACCACATATTTCATTTAGTTCCTGAATTAGCTCATCTGTTTAAAGTTCTCATGTCCCCCTTTATGCTGATGTGGACTCCTGTATGATCTGGTTCTCAGTTCTGATGGACAACCACAAGGAGAAAGATGCCATCTCAGAGCTGACTAAGGCAATTGCCTTTAAGGCGGATCTAAACCTGCTCCATCTGCGTGCGGCCTTCCATGAGCACGTGGGTGACATCTCAGGCGCCCTCCGGGACTGCCGCGCAGCACTTTCCGTGGACCCCAACCACCAGGAGATGCTCGAGCTTCATCACCGGGTGAACAGCCAAGAACCCTGAGCCCGTTGTTGTACATACAGGAGGGGCTCCCATAGCGAAAACCCATACCAGTGTATGTTCTGTACCATACACAGCAAGCAGTAATTTTTAGTTTTGATGGTGTCTAGTGCGGCTGTAAGGATTGTGATCATCAAAACGTCTAAAATTAAGCCACGTGCTATATGGAAAATATTACATTCCACCTGTGTCACTTGGCTACACTAACTGGGCAATAGGCTTCAGCATGCAACAATACACTGCATACTGCCGATTGAACCGAAGGCCTGGCTGTTGTGTTCTTCAGTTTTTGCACTGCTGTAAGATCCACTTCTTTTGTGTTAGTAGTGAATCTGTTGCGACATGCAATTTGATATGTCCGTTGTGTAACCATTTTCATACTTCGTAAACTGCTGAATAGCACTATTAGTTGATCCTCAGGCTGCAGATGTAAAGATAGTTCATGTAGTTGTTTTTGTGTGATTAACTATGGTTAGGGCCTGCAAATTGGATATCATTTCTGATTATCATGGTCGGTAAACTGGTAAATAACACTACTAATAGTTGCATATGGTTGAAGACTGGAATGATCTGCATGAGTCGGTTACCACTGCATGTTATTCCCCAGATGGACAGGTACAGTTATTTTCTTGTTAGTGAACATGTGTACTTTGTGTAGTGGCCATGAAACTAGATGAGCTTATGTTATATTTCTCTGTTACTTTTGAAGGTTGCAATGGTGGCCTGGTGGGATCTCACAAGGGAAGCTGCCATTTATTTGATACAACTGGTATGCCACTCTAATCATAGTTAAAAGCATCCGTCGATGTTCTTTAGAATTAAGTAATAGTAGGCTGATATAAGAAAGCATCAATATGTAGACATGTAGTAACATCATCTAGTGTTCAATTCCGTTGATGACTGCCGAAAAGAAGCTTCAGTACAAAAGTATCTAAGAAGCGGGAACAAGAAATCTGGCCAGAAGAAAATTACTGACTTCCATGTGCATGATTGTGCAGTGCATGCATTTTAGGAAACTTAATACTTCATTAAGAAACATTCATGCTTAGCCTTCTCGAGATCTGGACTCTAAAATTCAGGTAACGTGATGCCACCAGTACCACCTAAGCATCTGTATCTCGCGCTGCAGTTTGCTCAAGGAAGTTCCCGGCAAGTCCTGACTACTTCTGCAGATTAAAGAATCCGTGTTGTTAATGGCTATGGGCTTGTTCATAAATTTTTAAAGGTAATATTTCGTTCTCCTCCCATTGTAAATTGTCTTCGACATGTTTGCTGATCAAAATACAGTTTTATTTTTTGCAAATCCAGAACACATGAACAATGTTATTCTGTGTAATGCAATTTGCGCTGAGCTGTTTCCCTTGGAGGGAATAAGCATGTTGGGGCTGCCcagaaaacacacacacacacacacacacaggagAGCACCCAGGGAGATTTGGGGCACCGCACGACTCGTGTCTTCTCACTGTTTCTTTCTTCTCACTAACAAATGAACCGGATACAATAGCGTAAGTACCGAAACGTACAACTCACCAAGCTACACTGGCCTGATCTTAAACTCACTCTCCACTAGCTAGCCACATGCACGCACACGTTCTCCACTTGTGCAGCATCTCCGCAACGGCTGCACAACCCAGCCAAAACAGATGCATTCAGCCGGCTGACACTAACAACCTCCATGCAATCTAGCTAACAAACACAGGTATACATGGCACTTGCACTTCCAGGCCGCATCTTCACTGGGTGCATTGGGGCCGTTCCTGGTTCACTGAAACACACGCCTACACAAAACGACTCCAAGGGCACTTGCATGGTTGCCCTCAGCTACAAACTTGCGGATGTGCTCACGTCGCTGCCGCCGCACACGCTTCTACCTCTCTGCTTCTCCAGCTACTGATCCGCCCGTGTCATGAAGCAACACATGCATTTTTCCTTGAACCTACTAATGAAATTATATGACAATTAAACTATGCAGTACAATAAAACATAAACTAGACCTATACAGCAGGGCTAGCTCTAACAGAGCAACGCACTAGTGTTAGTTTGGGTCTTTGCATTCACTTTCTGTTTGATATTTTCAACAGGGGTTCAGCAATACCAGAAGCTAAATGGGGCTGCTCACAGATACACCGAGAGCCCAGTTTGCAAAGCTGGTTGAAAGCACAAACACCAGCAATCATCCAGTTGAAGCAGTGTCCCCGTCCTTGCCCGACGAACAACCACCAAGGAGGAGTCCTGGTCATGGCTGTCCAGCGCCTGTCCATGTGGGGTTTGGTAATTGTCACGGGCGTGTGGGGTTTGGTTATTGTCGCGGAGAAGCCAGAGTGTTCCAGGTTTTTGGTTTCCCTGTTCCGAGTGCGAAGCTAGCGTAAGTGCGCGGAGCTGTTGGTTTCTTTTCCTGTATAGATATCTTTAGGTTTTCACCCAAAGTCTCAACTGGTTGAAAGTGTTGTCTGTTTGATGCCTGCTTTCTTTGGGTGGTGCCTGCCGTAAGAAAGAGATTAATTCAGAAAAACCATACCATTCTTTCCACTGCTGATATAGCCTCTGTAATCGTATGGTTAACAGCCAGCCAGTACATTTATTTGTTGGTAACATATTGGTTATTTCCTGATGCTACATGACAGGATGTATCCCTTGTGCTTCAAAAAATTCCTGCTAATTTGTTAACAACCAATGATGGCTAGTCCTGTGAGACCGGGTCTTTCTGTCCATCAAGTTAGAGCAGCTTTATAGAACGCCACGTGTACACACGGATCTCAGAGAGAGGACTATGTGCCTCTTCCCCAAAGCGCTGCAATCTTCCCCAAGAAGGCCTGGTTGCGGGTCTTGCAGATCCTCCGACTTGGATGGCGAGGACCGGCTCCTCCATGGCTTCCTGCGCCGGTTGTTGACCACTGCAGGGATAGATGCCAGTCGCCTCCGCCCCAAGAATGTGAAAGTCATTGGGGCTCAGCCCTGAGGCGTCGGACGGAGCGCCTAACGACGACTACGAGCACTGAAGCAAGCCGAAGGCCATCGCCcttccctcgccggagccgggcaAAATATGTTGTAGTAGAGAGTCGGGAAGTAGTCGTGCTAAGGTCCCATAGGATCAACGCGCCATCACAGCAACCGCCGCCGACGAAGAGTAACGTAGATCAGAAGCATCTAATCTGAAGACACACGAACATAGATGATGAACAGTgaccagatccgagcaaatccatcaAAGACAGATCCACCGGAGACACACCGACAATGCTAGACGCACCACCAGAACGTGGactaggcggggagacctttatttcatcttcagggagccgctgCCTTCTCGCCTTCCTGAACAGGACACAAATCCTAACAAAAATCGAAAAAAGtctaaaaacggagccctcccacCGGCAAGAACCGGGGTCCACTTTGccccatggccctaaggccaccggagacgaggcgAACCGGCGGCGGCGCCGACGGGAGGCGGAGGAACCCTAGCTTTTTGGGAGGCAGCGTGGAGTTTGGTCTGATGTAGTTAGTTCAACTAAACTCTGCTTTCGAGACAATTCGGGGGTTTGAATTTGAAAAAGACGGTTGCGGGGTATAGGGGTCGAGCCCCTCCTGTCCGCGGACAGACGCAAGGAGGAGAAGAATCCGGACGTGCCCGCGGGCATATGAGAGATCAATTTTCCCAGTTGAGATGGAGATGCTCTTAAGTCTTAGAGCTTGGCTGATTTCATGGTCCAGTCAAGCTGATGGTAATTGGAAAAGCAACGATCCTGGCATTCAGTGGGAGGAAGAGCAACTTTAACGCGCCGATCCATTTCGTCCGTGCATGTCTGTTTGGGTCAAACAGACATAAAAGTCGGCCCAACGCGCTAACCCAAACGAACACACGTCTGTTTTTCGTTCAGGCGACCCATTCCTGGCCCAAATTTGGGCCTcatttgggtcggcgcggacacgaGGCGGACACACGTGACGCCCGCCTACTCCTCCTCCCTGGCCCGCTAGTCGGTGACACATAGGCCATTCTCTTCCTCCCCCATGGACAGCAAGCCACCGCCGGCCccaccccgtcgccgccgccgcccagttTCGGTGCCCTCGCAAGCAGTCCGCACCCACATACCTCCCCGCAGCACACCACCTTCCcacgtcgccggcaccaccgccTCGCCGCCGGACCACCGCagcttcttccccgacgtcgccACAAGCACCACCTTGGCCCCCGGCCAGCTCCTTCGGCAACGCCGGCACGCTCGTCTGACGCCGCCACACTCCTCGAACGCCGCCAGGCCAGCTACATGGTCCAAGGGAGGCGCGCGTCTCTTCGCCGGCCAGCATCTTCGGCGACGCCCGAAAGCTGTTCGACGGTTTGCCCCTAAGGTACAACCGGACTCCGCCGACGAGTTATTTTCCACAATTTCCTCTGCGACTCCGATGATTCCTCATCCGACAATGAGGAGATGGTGGCTGCTGTGTTGGTCGTCCATGACCACCTTAGTAGGCAGCGGCCGTTGTTCCGGGGCACACTCCGGCGTTGAATCGCAACCGAGAGAGTGGCCATTTCCTTCTTTGGAAGGCCTACTTTGAGGCACCCAACCTGCTCTTCAAACATCACCAATTCCGGCGTCGTTTCATGGCTAGGCATGTTTTCAACCATATTGGGGAGGGGTAGTCGGATAAGATAAGTATTTCGAGTGCAAGGAGGACGCCCTTGGAAAGGTTGGCTTCTCttcttatcagaaatgcactgcagctatccgaatgcttgcatacggagttcCCGATGATCTCATTGATGAGTACGTCCGTATGAGTGGTCTACGTGCCTAGACTCCATATACAAGTTCTGCAAGGCTGTGATTGCagtgtttggccctgagtacttgagagagccaAATGTTGAAGATACAGCCCACTTGTCGGCGATGAATGCCAGCAGGGGCTTCCCGGGGATGCTTGGTAGCATAGACTGTATGCACTGGGAGTGAAAGAACTGCCCTGCTTGGCAAGGGTAGTATACTGGCCATGTCAAGGCTTGCACTATCATACTTGAGGCCGTAACCTCACAAGATCTTCGGATCTGGCACTCTTTTTTTGGCATGGCCGGATCGCACAATGATACCAACGTGCTTCAACGCTCGCCGGTGTTTGCAAGGCTTGCCGAAGGCAACTGCCCGCCGGTGAATGTTAACATCAATGGCCACAACTATAACAAAGGATACTACCTAGCTgatggtatctatcctcagtggactACTATTGTGAAGACAATTTCCAACCCTATAGTTGAGAAGAGGAGGAGATTTGtagagcaagagagtgctaggaaggatgtggaGCGTGTCTTTGGTGTTCTCCAATCTTGATGGGGCATCGTTGGGTATCCTGCTAGAACCTGGGGCACCAAAAAGTTGTgagaggtgatgactgcttgtgtgatcatgcacaatatgatcgtaAATGATGAGCGCCCGGAACGTATCTACAACCAAGGGTTTCAGTTCCATGATGACAATGTTCCTGAGAATGGAGGGGCCGCAACGTTTGCACAATTCATTCAATTTCATCATCAAATGCATGATTGAGAAACTCACATTAAGCTGCAAGATGATTTGGTTAAGCATATGTGATTTTTTTTAATGTATTTGAGACAATTTAATTTTATTTGGCTTGTAAACTATGACATATTTATTTGGCTTGTGAACTATGCTATATTTGTCTGCTTGTATTTTGTTTGAAAAATGACGGCAAGCCGGCCGCACGGGTGAAAATGGGTCCGTGTGTTGGGCGCACTGCCGACCCAAACAAAAACAGGGCGAACGAAAAGCTGGCGGCCGACCTAAACATACACAAAGCGGACAAAGCGCGTCCGTTTAAGTGGACGCGTTGGGTTGCTCGAATAATCGAAGAAGCAATGATCCTGGCATTCCATTCAGTGGGAGGAACGCTGGTGATGTGGCTCATGGTTGCTtgtggtgtgtgtgtggggtgggTTGTGTGCATCACGGACTCGGTTCAAGATAAATTTACATCTAGTATGTCTTTTCCTTCGTAATTTTTCTTGCTGGAGCAACACCGTTTAACCATTTTATTGCAAACATATAATATATCACTGCACATACCAAGTTACATCCTCTTCCCTGCAGCTACACGACTGATCATGGTCCATTGATTAAAACAACAATCGCCACATCATTTATAACTAAGCATGAGAAGAAATGGGAGGATCGATGGAGCTCTATGAGTACATTCCTAGCTCAGGAGACACACTGGTGACACTGCAGACTGGTAAGGTAAGCAACAACTAGCTGGTCGATCCCTCGAGGCTGCGATGATAAAACAGGAGCCTCGAACGCGCCGGCGACACGCCGACTGACATGACGACGCCGATCATCAGTTGCCGGCCGCCGGGGGTGGCGGTGGTGGCCAGGTAAGCTCGAGGCCGCCGAAGTCCTCCCACGCGCCGGAGGGGGCGAGCGCCCCGTCGCAGCCACCCCACGGCGCGAGACTGTCATAGAGGTGGTCCGTGGCCGTCGGTGCCGTCCACGGGAAGCCGCCGAGCCCGAGGTCGAACTGCGGCAGGAAGACGGCGCCGTCGGTGAGGAACGGGAAGACCGGGAGCGGGGGGAGTGCGTCCTGCTGTTCCGGCTGctgcggcggtggcggcgagtCGGAGGAGGGCGTGTGGGGCTCCGCGGAGGACCTGCGGCGCTTGCCGCTGCCGGAGCCGCGGCGGCACGCGCCGCCAACGGGGACCTTGCGCAGCGTGCCGCCGTGCGTCCAGTAGCGGCGGCAGGTGCGGCAGTAGTGGCGCGGCTGCGCGGTGCTGTAGTTGTTGTAGTAGCAGAACTTGGTGTCGGTGGAGCTGCACCGCGGGCACTCCAGCTTCGGCTGCTGCTGCTGACTCTGGCCGTCGCCGTTCTTCTTGGTCACCGGTCCCTCCTGGTCACCACAGTTCAGCACACGCTGCGCGCATCAGTATGAACGTCGCTTGCCGGAGAAGAGAGAGACAGAGTGAGCACTGAGCAGAGACTGACCTGCGCGAGTGGCTGCTCTTGCTCATCAGCGTCGGAGGCTTGGTCGGCGGCGAAGGGGCGCTTGGAGCTGGCGGCGGGGAGGAGCGAGGCGGAAGCTGGAGCCATCGTTTGCCGTGCGAGCGGAGCAGCGCATGCCGTGTCCGACCCGGCCGGCTTAAAAGGAGCTGCGGCCTGCGGGCGCGCGTGGTGATCACCAGCTAGCTAGCTCTACCCGTAGCTAGGCAATTACCTAGCTAGGAGAGGGAGGACCTGAGGACGGGAGGAGAGAGTGAGACGTAGCGGTCAGTGTGAGCTGGATGGGCGGCAAGCGGCGGCGGCAATCAGATGATGATGGAGCTGACGGATGGATCGACGGGAGCGGTTGGTCGTGGCCTACTAGTGGTAACGTATGCGAGGCCGTGCGTCCAGTGGgtgtcctatatatatatatagaagcCGGCGCGGCGGCATGGACGTACGGCCGGAGAACAAGATGCTCTCCTTGCGCCCGAAGGTAGCTTCCTCCACCGTGCACGGTGCAGTCGGCGTCGCCGTCGCGTTCTATATATGTCTGTCACGGTGCACCGGCGACGCAGAGCAGACCCGACGCGCACGGCCATGCCTTATTAGCAGCAGGAGTAGGAGTGTAGGACCGTTCGTTCCGTTTACCAAGGAAACCGAACGGCCGGCCGGTGTGCAGAGGAGACTGGAGAGTTTTCGGTCCGCCCTCCGCCGTGCTGGATAGATGGATGGAATCTTGCAAGTTGCCGCTGGTGCCAGTCCAGTCCAGACAAGCACGCACGCGCGGCACTGTGCAAAGATACTGTGATGGACGTGTACGTGATCGGCGAGTGGGCATCGTCGCATCGGCATCTGGCGTCGCCGCCGGTCGGACGAGCCGTGACGCCGGCCGACTCAAGCATCCAGTGTGTTGTGC contains:
- the LOC109772557 gene encoding uncharacterized protein, with amino-acid sequence MAPASASLLPAASSKRPFAADQASDADEQEQPLAQEGPVTKKNGDGQSQQQQPKLECPRCSSTDTKFCYYNNYSTAQPRHYCRTCRRYWTHGGTLRKVPVGGACRRGSGSGKRRRSSAEPHTPSSDSPPPPQQPEQQDALPPLPVFPFLTDGAVFLPQFDLGLGGFPWTAPTATDHLYDSLAPWGGCDGALAPSGAWEDFGGLELTWPPPPPPAAGN